Proteins encoded by one window of Sorex araneus isolate mSorAra2 chromosome 3, mSorAra2.pri, whole genome shotgun sequence:
- the PLCB2 gene encoding 1-phosphatidylinositol 4,5-bisphosphate phosphodiesterase beta-2 isoform X1: MSLLSPVLLPPEVKTYLSHGERFIKWDDETAIASPVILRVDPKGYYLYWTYQSKEMEFLDITSIRDTRFGKFAKVPKSQKLRDVFNMDFPDNTFLLKALTVVSGPDLVDLTFHNFVSYKENVGKDWAEDVLALAKHPLTTNAPRSTFLDKILVKLKMQLNPEGKIPVKNFFQMFPADRKRVEAALSACHLPKSKNDAINPEDFPESVYKSFLMSLCPRPEIDEIFTSYHAKAKPYMTKEHLTKFINQVQRDPRLNSLLFPPARPDQVQGLIHKYEPSCINVQRGQLSPEGMVWFLCGPENSVLAQDKLLLHQDMTQPLNHYFINSSHNTYLTAGQFSGLSSAEMYRQVLLAGCRCVELDCWKGKPPDEEPIITHGFTMTTDIYFKEAIEAIAESAFKTSPYPVILSFENHVDSPRQQAKMAEYCRTMFGDMLLTEPLEKFPLKPGTPLPSPEDLKGKILIKNKKNQFCGKEAGGEPEGSCPPSTPAGEEPVVQPCESVWTGEEEEEEEEEAEEEEEEELGCLDEEEIKKMQSDEGTAGLEVTAYEEMSSLVNYIQPTKFISFELSAEKNQSYVISSFTELKAYDLLSKASVQFVDYNKRQMSRIYPKGTRMDSSNYMPQMFWNAGCQMVALNFQTMDLPMQQNMALFEFNGQSGYLLKHEFMRRPDKQFNPYSVDRIDVVVATTLSITVISGQFLSERSVRTYVEVELFGLPGDPKRRYRTKLSPNTNSINPVWKEEPFVFEKILMPELASLRVAVMEEGNKFLGHRIIPINALNSGYHHLCLHSESNMPLTMPALFVLLEMKDYVPDTLADLTVALANPIKFFNAHDKKSMKLKAAMGDGPEMSFPVGSPAVAPGNGAAAPRSNGSAAAGAVAREEVSKLASKPAAEPQTASLEELRALKDMVKLQRRQEKELREVQRRGEARRQELLQRAAAELGPPGSAGGRRAGPDKDSRKKRALQAQESPDAPEGPEGADARVRELQGRLEQELLRLGEAQHDRVRKLRENHVAEQTAKMLELARARQAAELKNLKGTLQTDTKATKKKLEAKRLERIQAMIKVTSDKMAQERLKREINNSHIQEVVQVLKQMTVNLERHQEQLEEKQAACLEQIREMENQFQKEALAEYTARMAGLEAEVKESLRTCFPSEAGSKPGRPRGASLELMEQDLPSAEADSQESRF; the protein is encoded by the exons ATGTCCCTGCTCAGCCCCGTCCTGCTGCCCCCCGAGGTGAAGACCTATCTGAGCCATGGAGAGCGCTTCATCAAATGGGATGAC GAAACGGCCATCGCCTCCCCGGTTATTCTGCGCGTGGACCCCAAGGGCTATTACTTGTACTGGACATACCAGAGTAAG gAGATGGAATTTCTGGATATCACCAGCATCCGGGACACCCGCTTTGGGAAGTTTGCCAAAGTGCCCAAG AGCCAGAAGCTCCGGGATGTGTTCAACATGGACTTTCCCGACAACACCTTCCTGCTGAAGGCGCTCACCGTGGTGTCCGGCCCCGACCTGGTGGACCTCACCTTCCACAACTTCGTCTCCTACAAGGAGAACGTGGGCAAG GACTGGGCTGAAGATGTGCTGGCCCTGGCCAAGCACCCGCTGACCACCAACGCCCCCCGCAGCACCTTCCTGGACAAGAT CCTGGTGAAGCTCAAGATGCAGCTCAATCCTGAAGGGAAGATTCCTGTCAAGAA TTTTTTCCAGATGTTTCCTGCTGACCGTAAGCGGGTGGAAGCTGCCCTCAGTGCTTGCCACCTCCCCAAAAGCAAG AATGATGCCATCAACCCCGAAGACTTCCCAGAATCGGTCTACAAGAGTTTCCTCATGAGCCTCTGCCCTCGGCCCGAAATAGACGAGATCTTCACGTCCTA CCACGCCAAGGCCAAACCCTACATGACCAAGGAGCACCTGACCAAATTCATCAACCAGGTGCAGCGCGACCCCCGACTCAATTCCTTGCTGTTCCCGCCAGCCCGGCCGGACCAGGTGCAGGGGCTCATCCACAAGTACGAGCCCAGCTGCATCAACGTGCAGAGGG GCCAGCTGTCCCCCGAGGGCATGGTGTGGTTCCTGTGCGGGCCGGAGAACAGTGTGCTGGCCCAGGACAAGCTCCTGCTTCACCAGGACATGACGCAGCCGCTCAACCATTACTTCATCAACTCCTCGCACAACACCTACCTCACAG cggGCCAGTTCTCTGGCCTCTCCTCGGCCGAGATGTACCGTCAGGTGCTGCTGGCGGGCTGCCGCTGCGTGGAGCTGGACTGCTGGAAGGGGAAACCCCCGGACGAGGAGCCCATCATCACGCACGGCTTCACCATGACCACCGACATCTACTTCAAG GAAGCCATCGAAGCCATTGCAGAGAGCGCCTTCAAGACCTCCCCGTACCCCGTCATCCTGTCGTTCGAAAACCACGTGGACTC ACCCCGACAACAGGCCAAAATGGCCGAGTACTGCCGGACGATGTTTGGGGACATGCTGCTCACGGAACCCCTGGAAAAATTCCCG cTGAAACCAGGcacccccctgcccagccctgaggATCTCAAAGGCAAAATCCTCATCAAGAATAAGAAGAACCAGTTCTGTGGCAAGGAAGCAGGTGGGGAGCCAGAGGGCAGCTGCCCACCCAGTACCCCAGCGGGTGAGGAGCCAG TGGTGCAGCCTTGTGAATCTGTGTGGACTggcgaggaggaggaagaggaggaggaggaggcagaagaggaagaggaggaagagttgGGGTGTCTGGATGAAGAGGAGATAAAAAAGATGCAGTCAGATGAG GGCACAGCGGGTCTGGAGGTGACGGCGTATGAGGAGATGTCCAGTCTGGTCAACTACATCCAGCCCACCAAGTTCATCTCCTTCGAGCTCTCGGCTG AGAAGAACCAGAGTTATGTCATCTCCTCCTTCACGGAGCTCAAGGCCTACGACCTGCTGTCCAAGGCCTCGGTGCAGTTTGTGGA CTACAACAAGCGCCAGATGAGccgcatctaccccaagggcacCCGCATGGACTCTTCCAACTACATGCCCCAGATGTTCTGGAACGCCGGGTGCCAGATGGTGGCCCTCAACTTTCAGACCATGG ACCTGCCCATGCAGCAGAACATGGCTCTGTTTGAGTTCAACGGCCAGAGCGGCTACCTCCTCAAGCACGAGTTCATGCGGCGACCGGACAAGCAGTTCAACCCCTACTCCGTGGACCGCATCGACGTGGTGGTCGCCACCACCCTTTCCATCACG GTAATCTCGGGGCAGTTCCTGTCGGAACGAAGTGTGCGCACCTACGTGGAGGTAGAGCTGTTCGGCCTTCCTGGGGACCCCAAGAGGCGCTACCGCACCAAGCTGTCCCCCAACACCAACTCCATCAACCCTGTCTGGAAGGAGGAGCCCTTTGTCTTCGAGAAG atCCTGATGCCTGAGCTGGCCTCGCTCAGGGTGGCCGTGATGGAGGAAGGCAATAAGTTCCTTGGGCACCGCATCATCCCCATCAATGCCCTGAACTCGG GGTACCACCACCTGTGTCTGCACAGTGAGAGCAACATGCCCCTCACCATGCCTGCACTCTTTGTCCTCCTGGAGATGAAGGACTACGTGCCCGACACCCTGGCCG ATCTCACCGTGGCCCTGGCCAACCCCATCAAGTTCTTCAATGCCCACGACAAGAAGTCTATGAAGCTCAAGGCTGCCATGGGAGATGGGCCTGAG ATGTCCTTTCCTGTGGGCAGCCCAGCTGTGGCTCCAGGCAATGGGGCTGCTGCCCCGAGGAGCAATGGGTCAGCAG CAGCGGGGGCCGTTGCCAGGGAAGAGGTCAGCAAGCTGGCCAGCAAGCCAGCTGCAG AGCCGCAGACGGCCAGCCTGGAGGAGCTGCGTGCCCTGAAGGACATGGTGAAGCTGCAGCGGCGGCAGGAGAAGGAGCTGCGCGAGGTGCAGCGGCGCGGGGAGGCGCGCAGGCAGGAGCTGCTGCAGCGGGCCGCGGCCGAGCTGGGCCCGCCGGGCAGCGCTGGGGGCCGCAGGGCCGGCCCGGACAAGGACTCGCGCAAGAAGAG GGCGCTGCAGGCCCAGGAGTCCCCGGACGCCCCGGAGGGCCCCGAAGGCGCGGACGCACGCGTGCGGGAGCTGCAGGGCCGGCTGGAGCAGGAGCTGCTGCGGCTGGGCGAGGCGCAGCACGACCGCGTGCGGAAGCTCCGCGAGAACCACGTGGCCGAG CAAACAGCCAAAATGCTGGAGCTGGCACGGGCAAGGCAGGCCGCAGAGCTGAAGAACCTCAAGGGGACGCTGCAGAC TGATACCAAAGCCACAAAGAAAAAGCTGGAGGCCAAGAGGCTGGAGAGGATCCAGGCCATGATCAAGGTCACTTCGGACAAGATGGCCCAGGAGAG GCTGAAGAGAGAGATTAACAACTCACACATTCAGGAGGTGGTGCAGGTGCTCAAGCAG ATGACTGTGAACCTGGAACGCCACCAGGAGCAGCTAGAGGAGAAGCAGGCGGCCTGCCTGGAGCAGATCCGGGAGATGGAAAACCAG ttCCAGAAGGAGGCGCTGGCGGAGTACACAGCCAGGATGGCGGGCCTGGAGGCCGAGGTGAAAGAGTCACTGAGAACATGCTTCCCCTCCGAGGCAGGCAGCAAGCCTGGAAGACCCCGGGGGGCCTCCCTGGAGTTGATGGAGCAGGACCTGCCCTCTGCAGAGGCCGACTCCCAGGAGAGCCGTTTCTGA
- the INAFM2 gene encoding putative transmembrane protein INAFM2, which yields MKERDAGPAERGKPATYTGDKKAKMAAKTNKKWVRLATVFAYVLSVSLAAIVLAVYYSLIWQPVGAGTSAGLAGPPPGGASNATGPSGTSGAAAAESNATGSSRREAPRDAPPLQAARPAPPEPPADGPPAGPLERPRGAEEDADGAAAAAAGSR from the coding sequence ATGAAGGAGCGCGACGCGGGCCCGGCCGAGCGGGGCAAGCCGGCCACCTACACCGGGGACAAGAAGGCGAAGATGGCGGCCAAGACCAACAAGAAGTGGGTCCGGCTCGCCACCGTGTTCGCCTACGTGCTCTCCGTGTCCCTGGCCGCCATCGTGCTCGCCGTCTACTACAGCCTCATCTGGCAGCCGGTGGGCGCGGGCACGTCGGCGGGACTCGCAGGCCCGCCCCCCGGCGGCGCCTCCAACGCCACCGGCCCGTCCGGGACttcgggggcggcggcggccgagtCCAACGCCACGGGGTCGTCCCGCCGCGAGGCGCCGCGCGACGCGCCCCCGCTGCAGGCGGCGCGGCCGgcgccccccgagccccccgccgACGGACCCCCGGCCGGGCCTCTGGAGCGGCCGCGCGGCGCCGAGGAGGACGCGGacggagcggcggcggcggcggccgggagtCGCTga
- the PLCB2 gene encoding 1-phosphatidylinositol 4,5-bisphosphate phosphodiesterase beta-2 isoform X2 yields MSLAHDGTGRGTQETAIASPVILRVDPKGYYLYWTYQSKEMEFLDITSIRDTRFGKFAKVPKSQKLRDVFNMDFPDNTFLLKALTVVSGPDLVDLTFHNFVSYKENVGKDWAEDVLALAKHPLTTNAPRSTFLDKILVKLKMQLNPEGKIPVKNFFQMFPADRKRVEAALSACHLPKSKNDAINPEDFPESVYKSFLMSLCPRPEIDEIFTSYHAKAKPYMTKEHLTKFINQVQRDPRLNSLLFPPARPDQVQGLIHKYEPSCINVQRGQLSPEGMVWFLCGPENSVLAQDKLLLHQDMTQPLNHYFINSSHNTYLTAGQFSGLSSAEMYRQVLLAGCRCVELDCWKGKPPDEEPIITHGFTMTTDIYFKEAIEAIAESAFKTSPYPVILSFENHVDSPRQQAKMAEYCRTMFGDMLLTEPLEKFPLKPGTPLPSPEDLKGKILIKNKKNQFCGKEAGGEPEGSCPPSTPAGEEPVVQPCESVWTGEEEEEEEEEAEEEEEEELGCLDEEEIKKMQSDEGTAGLEVTAYEEMSSLVNYIQPTKFISFELSAEKNQSYVISSFTELKAYDLLSKASVQFVDYNKRQMSRIYPKGTRMDSSNYMPQMFWNAGCQMVALNFQTMDLPMQQNMALFEFNGQSGYLLKHEFMRRPDKQFNPYSVDRIDVVVATTLSITVISGQFLSERSVRTYVEVELFGLPGDPKRRYRTKLSPNTNSINPVWKEEPFVFEKILMPELASLRVAVMEEGNKFLGHRIIPINALNSGYHHLCLHSESNMPLTMPALFVLLEMKDYVPDTLADLTVALANPIKFFNAHDKKSMKLKAAMGDGPEMSFPVGSPAVAPGNGAAAPRSNGSAAAGAVAREEVSKLASKPAAEPQTASLEELRALKDMVKLQRRQEKELREVQRRGEARRQELLQRAAAELGPPGSAGGRRAGPDKDSRKKRALQAQESPDAPEGPEGADARVRELQGRLEQELLRLGEAQHDRVRKLRENHVAEQTAKMLELARARQAAELKNLKGTLQTDTKATKKKLEAKRLERIQAMIKVTSDKMAQERLKREINNSHIQEVVQVLKQMTVNLERHQEQLEEKQAACLEQIREMENQFQKEALAEYTARMAGLEAEVKESLRTCFPSEAGSKPGRPRGASLELMEQDLPSAEADSQESRF; encoded by the exons atgagcctcgcGCATGatggaaccggcagaggaacccag GAAACGGCCATCGCCTCCCCGGTTATTCTGCGCGTGGACCCCAAGGGCTATTACTTGTACTGGACATACCAGAGTAAG gAGATGGAATTTCTGGATATCACCAGCATCCGGGACACCCGCTTTGGGAAGTTTGCCAAAGTGCCCAAG AGCCAGAAGCTCCGGGATGTGTTCAACATGGACTTTCCCGACAACACCTTCCTGCTGAAGGCGCTCACCGTGGTGTCCGGCCCCGACCTGGTGGACCTCACCTTCCACAACTTCGTCTCCTACAAGGAGAACGTGGGCAAG GACTGGGCTGAAGATGTGCTGGCCCTGGCCAAGCACCCGCTGACCACCAACGCCCCCCGCAGCACCTTCCTGGACAAGAT CCTGGTGAAGCTCAAGATGCAGCTCAATCCTGAAGGGAAGATTCCTGTCAAGAA TTTTTTCCAGATGTTTCCTGCTGACCGTAAGCGGGTGGAAGCTGCCCTCAGTGCTTGCCACCTCCCCAAAAGCAAG AATGATGCCATCAACCCCGAAGACTTCCCAGAATCGGTCTACAAGAGTTTCCTCATGAGCCTCTGCCCTCGGCCCGAAATAGACGAGATCTTCACGTCCTA CCACGCCAAGGCCAAACCCTACATGACCAAGGAGCACCTGACCAAATTCATCAACCAGGTGCAGCGCGACCCCCGACTCAATTCCTTGCTGTTCCCGCCAGCCCGGCCGGACCAGGTGCAGGGGCTCATCCACAAGTACGAGCCCAGCTGCATCAACGTGCAGAGGG GCCAGCTGTCCCCCGAGGGCATGGTGTGGTTCCTGTGCGGGCCGGAGAACAGTGTGCTGGCCCAGGACAAGCTCCTGCTTCACCAGGACATGACGCAGCCGCTCAACCATTACTTCATCAACTCCTCGCACAACACCTACCTCACAG cggGCCAGTTCTCTGGCCTCTCCTCGGCCGAGATGTACCGTCAGGTGCTGCTGGCGGGCTGCCGCTGCGTGGAGCTGGACTGCTGGAAGGGGAAACCCCCGGACGAGGAGCCCATCATCACGCACGGCTTCACCATGACCACCGACATCTACTTCAAG GAAGCCATCGAAGCCATTGCAGAGAGCGCCTTCAAGACCTCCCCGTACCCCGTCATCCTGTCGTTCGAAAACCACGTGGACTC ACCCCGACAACAGGCCAAAATGGCCGAGTACTGCCGGACGATGTTTGGGGACATGCTGCTCACGGAACCCCTGGAAAAATTCCCG cTGAAACCAGGcacccccctgcccagccctgaggATCTCAAAGGCAAAATCCTCATCAAGAATAAGAAGAACCAGTTCTGTGGCAAGGAAGCAGGTGGGGAGCCAGAGGGCAGCTGCCCACCCAGTACCCCAGCGGGTGAGGAGCCAG TGGTGCAGCCTTGTGAATCTGTGTGGACTggcgaggaggaggaagaggaggaggaggaggcagaagaggaagaggaggaagagttgGGGTGTCTGGATGAAGAGGAGATAAAAAAGATGCAGTCAGATGAG GGCACAGCGGGTCTGGAGGTGACGGCGTATGAGGAGATGTCCAGTCTGGTCAACTACATCCAGCCCACCAAGTTCATCTCCTTCGAGCTCTCGGCTG AGAAGAACCAGAGTTATGTCATCTCCTCCTTCACGGAGCTCAAGGCCTACGACCTGCTGTCCAAGGCCTCGGTGCAGTTTGTGGA CTACAACAAGCGCCAGATGAGccgcatctaccccaagggcacCCGCATGGACTCTTCCAACTACATGCCCCAGATGTTCTGGAACGCCGGGTGCCAGATGGTGGCCCTCAACTTTCAGACCATGG ACCTGCCCATGCAGCAGAACATGGCTCTGTTTGAGTTCAACGGCCAGAGCGGCTACCTCCTCAAGCACGAGTTCATGCGGCGACCGGACAAGCAGTTCAACCCCTACTCCGTGGACCGCATCGACGTGGTGGTCGCCACCACCCTTTCCATCACG GTAATCTCGGGGCAGTTCCTGTCGGAACGAAGTGTGCGCACCTACGTGGAGGTAGAGCTGTTCGGCCTTCCTGGGGACCCCAAGAGGCGCTACCGCACCAAGCTGTCCCCCAACACCAACTCCATCAACCCTGTCTGGAAGGAGGAGCCCTTTGTCTTCGAGAAG atCCTGATGCCTGAGCTGGCCTCGCTCAGGGTGGCCGTGATGGAGGAAGGCAATAAGTTCCTTGGGCACCGCATCATCCCCATCAATGCCCTGAACTCGG GGTACCACCACCTGTGTCTGCACAGTGAGAGCAACATGCCCCTCACCATGCCTGCACTCTTTGTCCTCCTGGAGATGAAGGACTACGTGCCCGACACCCTGGCCG ATCTCACCGTGGCCCTGGCCAACCCCATCAAGTTCTTCAATGCCCACGACAAGAAGTCTATGAAGCTCAAGGCTGCCATGGGAGATGGGCCTGAG ATGTCCTTTCCTGTGGGCAGCCCAGCTGTGGCTCCAGGCAATGGGGCTGCTGCCCCGAGGAGCAATGGGTCAGCAG CAGCGGGGGCCGTTGCCAGGGAAGAGGTCAGCAAGCTGGCCAGCAAGCCAGCTGCAG AGCCGCAGACGGCCAGCCTGGAGGAGCTGCGTGCCCTGAAGGACATGGTGAAGCTGCAGCGGCGGCAGGAGAAGGAGCTGCGCGAGGTGCAGCGGCGCGGGGAGGCGCGCAGGCAGGAGCTGCTGCAGCGGGCCGCGGCCGAGCTGGGCCCGCCGGGCAGCGCTGGGGGCCGCAGGGCCGGCCCGGACAAGGACTCGCGCAAGAAGAG GGCGCTGCAGGCCCAGGAGTCCCCGGACGCCCCGGAGGGCCCCGAAGGCGCGGACGCACGCGTGCGGGAGCTGCAGGGCCGGCTGGAGCAGGAGCTGCTGCGGCTGGGCGAGGCGCAGCACGACCGCGTGCGGAAGCTCCGCGAGAACCACGTGGCCGAG CAAACAGCCAAAATGCTGGAGCTGGCACGGGCAAGGCAGGCCGCAGAGCTGAAGAACCTCAAGGGGACGCTGCAGAC TGATACCAAAGCCACAAAGAAAAAGCTGGAGGCCAAGAGGCTGGAGAGGATCCAGGCCATGATCAAGGTCACTTCGGACAAGATGGCCCAGGAGAG GCTGAAGAGAGAGATTAACAACTCACACATTCAGGAGGTGGTGCAGGTGCTCAAGCAG ATGACTGTGAACCTGGAACGCCACCAGGAGCAGCTAGAGGAGAAGCAGGCGGCCTGCCTGGAGCAGATCCGGGAGATGGAAAACCAG ttCCAGAAGGAGGCGCTGGCGGAGTACACAGCCAGGATGGCGGGCCTGGAGGCCGAGGTGAAAGAGTCACTGAGAACATGCTTCCCCTCCGAGGCAGGCAGCAAGCCTGGAAGACCCCGGGGGGCCTCCCTGGAGTTGATGGAGCAGGACCTGCCCTCTGCAGAGGCCGACTCCCAGGAGAGCCGTTTCTGA